From Hydra vulgaris chromosome 15, alternate assembly HydraT2T_AEP, one genomic window encodes:
- the LOC136072009 gene encoding small ribosomal subunit protein bS16m-like, whose amino-acid sequence MKKPFSPVTTLRLAYYGCPNRPFFHIVATKQRIARNRGYYEQVGTFDPLPNTRNEKLISLNMDRIKYWLSLNCSMSKPVTRLLALAGVLPLDPYTLKLAEKNRQSKKNKEHADNKNTV is encoded by the coding sequence atgaaaaagccATTTTCCCCTGTAACAACATTGCGACTGGCCTATTATGGCTGTCCTAATCGACCTTTTTTTCACATTGTTGCTACAAAACAGAGAATAGCACGTAATCGTGGATACTATGAACAGGTAGGAACCTTTGATCCATTACCAAACACCAGAAACGAAAAGCTGATTTCACTTAACATGGATCGGATTAAGTACTGGCTTAGTCTAAACTGCTCAATGTCTAAACCTGTAACAAGATTGTTAGCATTAGCTGGGGTACTTCCTTTGGATCCATATACTTTAAAGCTTGCAGAGAAAAATAGACAAAGTAAAAAGAACAAAGAACATGCTGATAACAAAAATACAGTTTAA
- the LOC136091736 gene encoding uncharacterized protein C53C9.2-like, translating into MSIVGKALNESSFTTADTNRQRGINKSIGNKKRAGTNSLFKNVDHKRTATATSSTSFAQEEESDTEDVKERNKTQELDSDATSDDDSKTSKVSSISACSSFSELKRLLICMNANLKQPKKVSEETDEIDETLESENEYHTESDYENQEVNDSVFELSESLEEEEEEEEEEEEEEEEEEEEEEEEEEEEEEEEEEEEEENKLNPDCVAEF; encoded by the exons ATGTCTATTGTTGGTAAAGCTTTAAACGAATCATCGTTTACGACTGCTGAT ACAAACAGACAGAGAGGAATTAATAAAAGCATTGGGAATAAAAAGCGTGCTGGTACAAACtcgttatttaaaaatgtagacCACAAGAGAACGGCAACAGCTACCTCAAGCACATCATTTGCACAAGAAGAAGAATCAGATACCGAAGAtgtaaaagaaagaaataagaCTCAAGAGCTAGATTCTGATGCTACGTCTGACGATGACTCTAAGACATCAAAAGTCTCATCAATTAGTGCATGTTCAAGTTTCTCAGAGCTGAAAAGACTGTTAATATGTATGAATG CAAATTTAAAGCAGCCTAAAAAAGTAAGTGAAGAAACAGACGAAATAGATGAAACTCTAGAATCAGAGAATGAGTATCATACTGAGTCAGACTATGAGAATCAAGAAGTCAATGATTCTGTATTTGAATTAAGTGAAAGTttagaagaagaagaagaagaagaagaagaagaagaagaagaagaagaagaagaagaagaagaagaagaagaagaagaagaagaagaagaagaagaagaagaagaagaagaagaagagaACAAATTAAATCCAGATTGTGTTGCTGAGTTTTAG